The genome window CGCGTCCCTGCAGGCAACACAATATCCGCTGGAGCGTTGCGGATGGTCAGCCCGCCGGTTGTCAATTCCCGGACGGTTGCGCCCTGCAGGAAGGTATCTTCTGTCAGCACGACCACTGTTTCGGTCTCCAGGGGCAGGGTAAAACGCGCCGGAACTTCTGTACTGACAGGGATGGTAGTGCGGATATGCGCCTGATCCATCAGGATAAAATTGCGGTATAAGCCGCCCAGTACCTGATCCTGAATAACCCGTTTGAGAGTGAACAGTTGGGTTGCCAGCACCAGTAACACGATGACCAAAATCAGGTTGACGATCAGAGAAAGGATGCTGGCAATTGTCCAGAAAGCCGGTGCAATTTTCAATGAAGCGAGCGAAAAAGAGGATTTGGGAGAATTTTCAGACAAAGGTTGTGTGCTATCCATAAGTTAATTTATAGCATGACTTTTAAAAACGAACGGATCAAACCAATAGGGGTATAATACATCCAAGTTGTGCTCATTTGTGCAGGGAGGGCTTGCTTTGTGGAAAAGATTCAACCTGTCACCACACATCTGGTAGCCGTAATCGGCGCCGGCCCGGCGGGGTTATTCGCCTCCCGGGAACTGGCTGAAAATGGCGTGAGGGTGTTTTTGTTCAACCGCGATATCAAACCGGGGGGTCTGGCAGAATACGGCATTTACCCGACTAAACTGCGCATGAAAGCCGGTTTGCGCACCCAGTTCAAACAAATTCTGGAACGGGATGGGATTGAGTACTACGGGAACGTAACCATTGGAACTCAAGGCGATCTCACTCTGGAACAATTGAAAGCAATGGGCTTTAGCGCCCTGCTGGTTGCGGTAGGCGCACAGGGTACAAAGCAGTTGGGAATCCCCGGGGAAGACCTGCGCGGTGTCTATCACGCCAAAGATCTCGTCTATCACTACAACCGGCTACCACCGTACAGTGAAAAGGTTTTTGAAATCGGCAAACGCGTTGCGGTGATTGGCGTGGGGAATGTCATGCTGGATATTACTCAATGGCTGCTACGCGTACGGCGTGTGGATGAGGTCATCGCCGTTGCCCGCCGCGGACCCGCCGAAGTCAAATTCGACCCCAAGGAACTGGAGCATGTGATTAACTGTCTGGATGTGGAAGCGGTTGAGATGGAACTGAACCGCGTCACCCCACAAATGGTCAGCCTTGGCCAGGATCCCAATCAAATGCGCAGTTTGATTCGCACCCTGCTGGAAAAGGATCATGTGGAAGAGGGATGCGGAGGAGCATCCTTCCGCCTGCAATTCCTGGCTTCGCCGGTGCGCATTCTTGGGGACGAAAATGGGCGTGTGTGCGGACTGGAAGTAGAACAGACCATGCTCTATCGTCAGGACAACGGCGAGGTCATCGCGCGGGGAATGGGAAAGTATATTACCCTGGAGGTGGATACGGTCATTTTTGCTATTGGGGATCGCGTGGACCCTGCATTGGGATTACCTGTAGAAGGAAATGAGTTTGTCAAGAACCCGCAACCGCGATTTCCAGTAGAAGGCATCAGTTACGAAGCCTATGACCCTGCCGCTCAACGCCCCATTCAGGGCGTGTTTGTGGCTGGCTGGGCACGCAAAGCCAGCACTGGTCTGGTTGGCATTGCCCGCAAAGACGGTATCAATGCCGCAAGAGCGGTCCTGCAGTATTTGGGCACGTTGCCTTTCCCCGAGTCACTGAGTCTGGAAACCATCCGTCAGCAAATTTTGAACCTTCCACATCCGGTAGTCACCCTGCCCTACCTGAAGCGTCTGGAAGAAGCAGAACGTCAACGCGCTGAGGAATTAGGGGTAGAGGATTTCAAGTTCGAGCATAACCTGGACATGCTTGCCGCTATGGGGCTGATTAAGTCACTCGCCCGGGAGACTTGATCATTCAGGAAACGTTTTCACAACCTCACCTCGCCGGTGAGGTTGTGCTTTGCTGATTGTTTGTAACCATATTTCAATACTAAATTTTCCATTGCGGGTTTAAGATAATAATGAAACGGTAAGGTGTCTTTTTCAAAACCTATCAGAGATTTTCGGTATTTTGGATATTGATTAGACAGAATCTAGTTATCGTCCCTGGAGTTGGGTCCATGAATGCTGAATTTCCAACCATTCAAAAACTGTTTGACCAGACCATTGCACTCCAAAAAGCCTCTGAAGCCTTTTACAGCCGGCTCACGGCTTTATTTACCTATTATTCCTCAGAAATTGCCGATTTCTGGAAACGCTTTTCTGAAGAGGATCATCAGGCAGCCGTTTTTCTCGAAACCATTCGGAACCGTTTACCCAGAGAAAGACTGGAGCAAATTGCCGATCCGGGAATCTTCCACCGGGTACAGAAATGTCTGGAAGACACGCTGATTCTCACGGGAAAACCCATTGACAATCTGGAAGAGGCTTACCGGATTGCTTTACAGTTAGAAGGGTTGGAGAATCATGCCATCTATGAATTCATGGTGCTGAATTTTGCCCCGCAAGAAATTACCCAACCCTCTGGAATCGCGCATTTGAAAACTCACGAACGCATTCATCAGTTGAAGCAAAACCTTCCGGAAGCCTTTCGCACTTCTGCATCCCGCAGAAAGATTAACGCGAACAAGGAAAACCCTTAACCTTTATTATCCATTTCATAACATTTTTTATTGATCCTCGAGATTTTATGTTATTATAATTAATATTGTCTGACAACAGAATCTTTCTCGAGAGAGCGCATGTCTGAAACAACTCCTTCGACTTTAGAAAAGGCCTTGCAAAAAGCCGTTCAACTGGAACGCATGACAGGTACACTTTACCTGCAATTTACCCGCTTGTTCGACCACCACCCAGAAATTTGCCAGTTCTGGAAAGAGTACGCCACCGAAGAAGAAGAACATGCCGCTTATCTGGAGAAGTTAAGAGAGGGGCTTCCTGAACATCGGCGAAAAGAGCCGGTTGATCCTGACCTTGACAGAAGACTCAACCACTGCTTACAAAAGATGGGAGAGATTTCCCCGGAGAAAATCCTCACCCTGCGAGACGCGCATCAACTGGCAGTAGAAATTGAAAATTCCGAGACCAATTCCATCTTTGAGTTTTTTGTTCTCCATCTTTCGCCAGACCATTCCACTTCCCATATAGAGTTCTTACGCGAACAATTAAACAATCATCTTCAAAGATTGGAAGCAGACTTCCCGGAAGCCTACCGTGGAATTTTTGCACAGCGTAACACCCTTACCCATCACAAAAACCAGGATAAAACCTTTTAGATTAGAGTTTAAGGAGAAAACCATGGCAGGCAAAATGTTCAACTTTGATGTCGAATTTAAACTGGGAATTGACTCTGTAGATCAGGAGCATCAAGTCCTGGTGGACTTGTTGAACCAGGTGTATGAACTGATTGGCGAAGGAAAACGGGATGAAGCCCGCAAGTACTTCAACGAAACCCTTTCTCGTTACGTTCACGAGCATTTTTCTCATGAAGAAGCCTTCATGGAGCAAATTGGTTTTCCCCAAATAGAGGAACACCGCAAAATCCACGAAAATTTCCGCAATTCGTTCGAAGCCCTGAAACCTTCGATTGAATCGGCAGATGATACGGCTTTCCGAAAAGCCCTCAACGATGCTTTCACCTGGATTATTACCCACATCGGTAAAACAGACAAACGCTACGCTCAGTTCTATCATGCGTCCAGACCATCCTGAGTTTTCTCCGGGGAACAGAGAATATCCTGCTGGCAAGGTAACTCTTACCCCTTTTACGGTGGATCGTTCTCCCATTCGAGAGACGGTCCGCCGTATTTTGAACGCCGCCTTAAAAGCAGTAGACCCCGCGCAGGCGGTGCAGCGTTTCGTCCACCGGACGGAGGGTTGTCTTACGGTACATTCTGCATCCTGGAATCTCTCAACTTTCCGGCGGGTCCGTCTACTGGCGATTGGTAAAGCCGCCGAACCCATGGCACAGGCGACGGCAGAGATTCTGGGAGAATACCTGCATGACGGGTTGATGATTGTCAAGAGCGGTTCCCGCTCCGATCAACCCATTTCCCCAAAAATCGCCTGCCTGGAATCTTCCCATCCCATCCCTGATGAGCGCAGTGTGCAGACTGGGGAACGAATTTGCGAATTTTTACGCGAATCAACCTCTGAAGATTTTTATTTCATTCTGCTTTCCGGTGGCGCCTCAGCACTGGCAACCCTGCCGGCTCAGGGGGTCTCACTTACCGACATCCAATACCTTACCCAACTGCTTTTACGCTGCGGGGCAGACATCCGACAAATCAACACCCTGCGAAAGCACCTCGACCGCCTCAAAGGGGGGGGAATTGCTCGCCTGCTCTATCCGGCGCAGGCTGTGTGTCTGGTGCTTTCGGATGTACTGGGCGACCCGCTGGACGTAATTGCTTCGGGACCTGCTGTCGCCGACCCCAGCACCTACGCCAATGCATGGGAAATCCTTCGCCAGTATGACCTTGAACGAGAAATTCCCGAATCGGTCAGGCAAATTCTCCGTAATGGGATGAATGGACACCTTCCCGAAACTCCCAAGCCCGGCGATGCCCTTTTTGAAAAGGTATTCACCACAGTTATTGGAAGCAACCGTATTGCCGCTGAAGCCGCACGCCAGCAAGCCCAGGAGGAAGGATTCCACACAGCCATCCTCACCACCTTCCTTCAGGGCGAAGCCTCAGTGGCAGGTCAGTTCCTCGCCGCCATTGCCCGGGAAGAAGTTCTGCACCAGTCGCCTCTGCCCTTACCCGCCTGCCTGATTTGCGGCGGCGAGACCACCGTGACTGTAAAAGGGGAGGGGAAAGGGGGACGAAATCAGGAACTGGCGCTGGGGGCAGTAGAAGGCATGGACGGCTTGAGTGCCCTGCTCGTCACACTGGCGACCGACGGAGGAGATGGCCCGACCGATGCCGCGGGGGCTGTGGTGAGCGGCGAGACGCTGTCCCGCGCCCGCGCGCTGGGCATGAGCCCTGCGGATTACCTGAAACGCAACGATGCCTACACGTTCTTTGAAGCCCTGGGGGATTTAATCAAAACCGGTCCAACCCGCACCAACGTCAACGACCTGGCATTCGTGTTTGTCTGGAAGGACTAAGGACGGGCTTCTACCAGCACTTCAACAGAGGAAATAGGCGCACCTGCGCTGTACACTGTTGCCTTGAAGGGAACACTCTGATCGCCCTGAGCAGGCGCAGGCATATCCACACGCCGAACACCTACCGGTTTACCCGCTCCATCAAAAGCCTGAAGCGCCAGCCAGAGCACCTGAGCCGTAACCGAAGATTCTCCCAGGATAATGTTTCCCCCAATCACCGCACTCTTACCGTCAGAGGCGATTTGTACCTGCTCTACCTCAACCGCAGCAGGCAGGTAGCGCACGTCTTCTGCAGGAACAGGGTGCGCCATGCGCAGTTCTGCCGCCACCTGCGGGGATTCAGGGAAAGGCGCAGGGAAATACGCGCTGAGTACCAGGCGTTTCCCGGCAGGCAAGAGATTAAGCGGAGCATACGCTGTGCGCTCCAGCAACTCTCCCTGAGCATTGCCGGAAACCCGGATCACCGCCACCACATCTTCCAGCGCCTGCTCCAGCGGATTTTGCACCACAACAAAGCACCACGCTCCGCCATCCAGCGCGGGATGACACACCGGCTCGCCCAACACCAGGGGTTGAGGGGTAGGACTGGGCACCTGCCCGGTAGGAGTGGGCAATCCCGCGGCAGGGATAATCAATACCGTGCCTACACTCATCACCCGCGGATTGACTGTGGGATTGGCTTCCAGCAGGGCTTGGGGGGCAATGCCGTAACGCAGGGCAATGCCAAACATATCCTCGCCCTTCTTCACCACATGGCGAATCGGCGTAGGGGTGGGGGAAGGCAAAGGCAGAGTGAGCGTCGGCGAAGCCTGTGGAGTTGGACTGGGCGTGCGAGTGCGGTAGAGAACAAGCGTCCCTGCAGGGGTAAACGTGGGGAAATTCTCCCCTGCAGGCGTCGGAGGGGCTGTGCACCCCATTGCCCACCCGATGAAAAATATCAGCAGGCTTCCAAGAATCCACTGCCGCCAGGTTCTCATACAGACTTTTCGGGAGTTTTCACCTTCAGCAGGCTCAGGAAAGCGTCAAACACGGCGCTCATCTTTACCTGCTCAGGATGAAAGAGCCATTGAATTTGCAAACCATCCATCAACGCCACCACCATCGCCGCCAGTTCTTCCGCAGAGACATCGTTACGGATTTCCCCTCTTTGCTGAGATTGGCGCAGCAATTCGACTATTGAGTCACGCACCTGCTGATAGCGCGCCGAGAAATAGCCATGCGCCGGATGATCCGGCTGAAGACTCTCAGCGGCTAACACAATAAATAACTGCACCAAACCGGGCACAGTTTCATTGTGCGCCACCAGCGCGCGCAGCCCTTCCAGCAGATTGCGGCGCTCTTCCAGAACATCCTGTCCAAAGCGCTCACGATCCACCCGGTCGCGCTCTTCCAGAACAGCGATGAGCAAATGTTCCTTGCTGGGGAAGTGGTGTAACAGCCCCGGCTCACTCATGCCCACAGCCTGGGCGATCTCCGCCAATTTGGCACCCCGATAGCCGTACTCGGCAAACAAGCGCGAGGCTTCGCGGATAATTTTTTCACGGCTTGCGCGGCGGCGTTCCGCCTGCGTGCGCCGTGGAGAACTTTTTTCTGCCATACGGCTAATTATAACCCAGCCAATCCCTCGGACTATGGGAAAAGGGATTTGACGGGTTCAGCCAGCCCCAAGACCAGCAAGCCCGCCAGCGTCACCAGAGCCAAACTGTGGAAAAGGATGAAGCGCAAAACATCCCCTTCTTTGCCTTTCAGGTTGACCGCCGTTCCTGCCACCACAATGCTCTGGGCATTAATCATCTTCCCCATCACCCCGCCCGCGCTATTGGCGGCAGACATCCACACTTCGGACAAACCCAGTTGCCCGGCGGTGATCCGCTGAAGACTGCCGAACAGGACGTTTGACGAAGTATCTGACCCGGTGATGAACACTCCCAACCAGCCCAGCCAGGTGCCAAAAAACGGATACAGCACGCCGGTTTGGGCAAAAGCCAGCCCCATGGCGGCGTCCATCCCCGCAAAGCGCAGGACAAACCCCATTGCCATCATCGTGCACAGGCTTAAGAGAGAGTCTTTCACCCGTCTGAAGGTCTGTCCGTATTGACGAAGGAGTTCTGCCGGTGAAAAGCCCATCAATAACCCTGCCAGAATACCCGCCAGCAGAATCGCCGTCCCGGAAGCGGAGAGCCACGGCAGGTTAAACACAGCATCTTCCACGCGCGGCTGAGGCACTACCGGGGGGATGCGCTGTACCAATCCATGCAGTCCCGGTACGGGAATGCGAATCAGTGTCCACGAATCCAGAAAAGCACGCACCTGAGGGATGCCCCAAAGGAACACCAGAACGGTCAGAACCATCCACGGCATCCATGCCTGCCAGACCTTGTGGGACGGCAACTTTTCCGCAGGGATCGAAGCGGTATCCCTCATTTCATTTCGCGGCTTCCACACCCGCAGGAAAAGCACCAGCGCTCCCATGGATACCACCGAGGAAAAGATATTGACCAGCCAGGGACCGTGAAGAAATGCCACCAGCACCTGCACTCCCGCAAACGTTCCGCCGGCAACCAGCAGGGCGGGCAAAACTTCCAGCATGCGTTTCCACCCCACCCATGCCGCCACCATCCAGAAGGGAATCAGGACATCGAAGAGCGTCAATTGCAGGGCAGTGGCTCGGGTGAGCGCTTGCAAATCCAGTCCGGTGACCGTTTGCAGGGCAATTAAGGGCGTACCCAACCCGGCATACGGTACAGGCGCGGTATTTGCCAGCAGAGAGAGCCCTGCGGCGGTCAGCGGCGGGAATCCAAGACCCACCAGCAACGAAGCCGAAACCGCCACCGGCGTACCAAACCCCGCCGCGCCTTCCAGAAACGCCCCCAAACAAAACGCCACCAGCACCAACTGCAAACGCCGATCTGAGGTAAGGCGCATCAGACTTTGCTGAAGGATCTGGAATAGCCCTTTTTGCTCGGTCAGGCGGAAAAGAAAAAGAACATTCAAGACAATCCACCCCACCGGCAGGAAGCCATACGCCATGCCAAACAGCGCGCTGGCAAACGCCATGCCAAGAGGCATGCCAAACACCCCCACCGCCAGCAGGAAAGCCAGCGCCAGCCCCAGTCCAGCAGCATGTAACACCCTCAACCGTAGAATCCCCAGCGCAATCAACAACAAAGCCGCTGGTAAAAACGCTACCAGCGCAGAGAGCAGGGGAGCATGCAGCGGGTCATAAACCTGAGTCCACATAAGCAGTTTGGTTTTGTATAGAATTATTCGTCCAAACGGTTCAAGCCTGCGCACCGGGCTTCTTCGCGGGCTTGATACACCTCTTCCAGCGTCACCCGCCGGTTGAGAAGCGGAAAGCGTTCGGCAAGAAATTCGGGACGGTACTGTCCCATCACATTCACGTACGTATTGGGCGAGATTTCCTCTGCCAGGAATTTCATGATCTCACGGGTGCCGGCAAGGCGGTGAGGCAAAACGAGATGACGCACCAGCAAACCCCGCTCGGCAAGTCCCTGGGCATTGATTTTCAAGTCTCCCACCTGACGGTGCATTTCCCGCACCGCCGCGCGGTTTACCTGCGGGTAATCCTTCACTCCGGAGTACTGCTTTGCCACCGCCGCATCGGCGTATTTCATATCGGGCATATAGATATCCACTACCCCATCCAGCAATTGCAGGGCTTCCAGCGCATCGTACCCGCCCGTGTTGTACACCAGCGGAAGCCGCAATCCCGCCTGTGCCGCCAGGAACACCCCTGCCAGAATCTGCGGGACGACATGGCTGGGAGATACCAGATTGATGTTGTGGCACCCCATCGCCTGCAGGCGCAGGAAAATCTGCGCTAACTGTTCAGGGGTGACTTCCATGCCCTCATCGGTCTGACTGATATCGTGGTTCTGACAGAAAACACAGCGCAAATTACAGCGGTTGAAGAAAACCGTCCCCGAGCCCTTCCAACCGCTCAGCGGACGCTCTTCGCCGTAGTGCGGACCGTAACTGGCAACACGGGCTTGTTCACCCGTGTGGCACACCCCCCGTTTGCCTGCCAGACGGTTTACCCGACAACGCCGCGGACACCACTCGCAGGATTCAAGCCCGGCGTAGGCTCGCTGGACCCTTTCCTGCAATTCTCCGCTTTCCAATAGTTTCCAATAAGCGGGGACAAAAGCCGTCATCGCTTTTATTGTAATCCATCCTTTTCATCTGGTCATACGGGAAGAAGACCAGTCATAATCCATACCCTCTTGAGGTTATATCTCACAATATGACTCCAGTTAGTTCTGTTTTTCTTCCTTTGCAAGTATGCTGGGAAGCAGGAGAAACCTGTATGGAAACTTTAACGTTACCCACCCTCAAAAACCACCCCGCCATTGAAACGGAACCGCCGGTTAAAAAATTGCCCACCATGAAAGAGTTAAACCCTCTTCTCTTGCCCTTTCAAAAGCCTGAGTGGAAACCCGCCATCTGGCAACTGATCAATACCCTGGTGCCGTTCTTTGCCCTGCTTGGATTGATGGGCGCCAGTTTACAGATGAGTTACTGGCTGACCCTCTTGCTGGCGTTACCCACAGCGGGCTTTCTGGTCCGTATCTTCATCCTCTTCCACGATTGTGGACACAATTCATTTACCCCTTCCCGCAAAGCCAACAAAATCATTGGATTTATCCTGGGCGTCATTACCCTGACCCCTTCGGAGCAGTGGTGGAAATCGCATGCTATCCATCACGCTACCAGTGGCAATCTGGACAAACGCGGCGTCGGTGATGTGACCACCCTGACAGTAGAAGAATACCGTGCCAAACCCTGGATTGAGCGCATGGGGTACGCCCTGTTTCGCTTCCCCTTCATCATGTTTGGACTGGGACCCATCTGGATGTTCATTATCGCCCACCGCTTTGCCCTGCCGCGCTTTTCAAAAAAGGAAACCTTGAGTGTGGTGTGGACCAACATCGCGCTGATTTTCTACCTGGGTGGACTCAGCCT of Anaerolinea thermophila UNI-1 contains these proteins:
- a CDS encoding fatty acid desaturase; protein product: METLTLPTLKNHPAIETEPPVKKLPTMKELNPLLLPFQKPEWKPAIWQLINTLVPFFALLGLMGASLQMSYWLTLLLALPTAGFLVRIFILFHDCGHNSFTPSRKANKIIGFILGVITLTPSEQWWKSHAIHHATSGNLDKRGVGDVTTLTVEEYRAKPWIERMGYALFRFPFIMFGLGPIWMFIIAHRFALPRFSKKETLSVVWTNIALIFYLGGLSLLFGGVWNMVKVLLPVFWLAGMFGIWLFYVQHQFEGVYWAPDTEWDYVASALKGASYYRLPKVLQFFSGNIGFHHIHHLSPRIPNYQLEACYKSNPIFQIEVTEIGFLEALKTVRLKLIDTARNNQMVTFQDILG
- a CDS encoding glycerate kinase type-2 family protein, with amino-acid sequence MRPDHPEFSPGNREYPAGKVTLTPFTVDRSPIRETVRRILNAALKAVDPAQAVQRFVHRTEGCLTVHSASWNLSTFRRVRLLAIGKAAEPMAQATAEILGEYLHDGLMIVKSGSRSDQPISPKIACLESSHPIPDERSVQTGERICEFLRESTSEDFYFILLSGGASALATLPAQGVSLTDIQYLTQLLLRCGADIRQINTLRKHLDRLKGGGIARLLYPAQAVCLVLSDVLGDPLDVIASGPAVADPSTYANAWEILRQYDLEREIPESVRQILRNGMNGHLPETPKPGDALFEKVFTTVIGSNRIAAEAARQQAQEEGFHTAILTTFLQGEASVAGQFLAAIAREEVLHQSPLPLPACLICGGETTVTVKGEGKGGRNQELALGAVEGMDGLSALLVTLATDGGDGPTDAAGAVVSGETLSRARALGMSPADYLKRNDAYTFFEALGDLIKTGPTRTNVNDLAFVFVWKD
- a CDS encoding TetR/AcrR family transcriptional regulator, which produces MAEKSSPRRTQAERRRASREKIIREASRLFAEYGYRGAKLAEIAQAVGMSEPGLLHHFPSKEHLLIAVLEERDRVDRERFGQDVLEERRNLLEGLRALVAHNETVPGLVQLFIVLAAESLQPDHPAHGYFSARYQQVRDSIVELLRQSQQRGEIRNDVSAEELAAMVVALMDGLQIQWLFHPEQVKMSAVFDAFLSLLKVKTPEKSV
- a CDS encoding bacteriohemerythrin — encoded protein: MAGKMFNFDVEFKLGIDSVDQEHQVLVDLLNQVYELIGEGKRDEARKYFNETLSRYVHEHFSHEEAFMEQIGFPQIEEHRKIHENFRNSFEALKPSIESADDTAFRKALNDAFTWIITHIGKTDKRYAQFYHASRPS
- a CDS encoding LysM peptidoglycan-binding domain-containing protein; amino-acid sequence: MRTWRQWILGSLLIFFIGWAMGCTAPPTPAGENFPTFTPAGTLVLYRTRTPSPTPQASPTLTLPLPSPTPTPIRHVVKKGEDMFGIALRYGIAPQALLEANPTVNPRVMSVGTVLIIPAAGLPTPTGQVPSPTPQPLVLGEPVCHPALDGGAWCFVVVQNPLEQALEDVVAVIRVSGNAQGELLERTAYAPLNLLPAGKRLVLSAYFPAPFPESPQVAAELRMAHPVPAEDVRYLPAAVEVEQVQIASDGKSAVIGGNIILGESSVTAQVLWLALQAFDGAGKPVGVRRVDMPAPAQGDQSVPFKATVYSAGAPISSVEVLVEARP
- a CDS encoding FAD-dependent oxidoreductase, whose translation is MEKIQPVTTHLVAVIGAGPAGLFASRELAENGVRVFLFNRDIKPGGLAEYGIYPTKLRMKAGLRTQFKQILERDGIEYYGNVTIGTQGDLTLEQLKAMGFSALLVAVGAQGTKQLGIPGEDLRGVYHAKDLVYHYNRLPPYSEKVFEIGKRVAVIGVGNVMLDITQWLLRVRRVDEVIAVARRGPAEVKFDPKELEHVINCLDVEAVEMELNRVTPQMVSLGQDPNQMRSLIRTLLEKDHVEEGCGGASFRLQFLASPVRILGDENGRVCGLEVEQTMLYRQDNGEVIARGMGKYITLEVDTVIFAIGDRVDPALGLPVEGNEFVKNPQPRFPVEGISYEAYDPAAQRPIQGVFVAGWARKASTGLVGIARKDGINAARAVLQYLGTLPFPESLSLETIRQQILNLPHPVVTLPYLKRLEEAERQRAEELGVEDFKFEHNLDMLAAMGLIKSLARET
- a CDS encoding radical SAM protein, translated to MTAFVPAYWKLLESGELQERVQRAYAGLESCEWCPRRCRVNRLAGKRGVCHTGEQARVASYGPHYGEERPLSGWKGSGTVFFNRCNLRCVFCQNHDISQTDEGMEVTPEQLAQIFLRLQAMGCHNINLVSPSHVVPQILAGVFLAAQAGLRLPLVYNTGGYDALEALQLLDGVVDIYMPDMKYADAAVAKQYSGVKDYPQVNRAAVREMHRQVGDLKINAQGLAERGLLVRHLVLPHRLAGTREIMKFLAEEISPNTYVNVMGQYRPEFLAERFPLLNRRVTLEEVYQAREEARCAGLNRLDE
- a CDS encoding L-lactate permease; protein product: MWTQVYDPLHAPLLSALVAFLPAALLLIALGILRLRVLHAAGLGLALAFLLAVGVFGMPLGMAFASALFGMAYGFLPVGWIVLNVLFLFRLTEQKGLFQILQQSLMRLTSDRRLQLVLVAFCLGAFLEGAAGFGTPVAVSASLLVGLGFPPLTAAGLSLLANTAPVPYAGLGTPLIALQTVTGLDLQALTRATALQLTLFDVLIPFWMVAAWVGWKRMLEVLPALLVAGGTFAGVQVLVAFLHGPWLVNIFSSVVSMGALVLFLRVWKPRNEMRDTASIPAEKLPSHKVWQAWMPWMVLTVLVFLWGIPQVRAFLDSWTLIRIPVPGLHGLVQRIPPVVPQPRVEDAVFNLPWLSASGTAILLAGILAGLLMGFSPAELLRQYGQTFRRVKDSLLSLCTMMAMGFVLRFAGMDAAMGLAFAQTGVLYPFFGTWLGWLGVFITGSDTSSNVLFGSLQRITAGQLGLSEVWMSAANSAGGVMGKMINAQSIVVAGTAVNLKGKEGDVLRFILFHSLALVTLAGLLVLGLAEPVKSLFP